A window from Leptothermofonsia sichuanensis E412 encodes these proteins:
- the psaC gene encoding photosystem I iron-sulfur center protein PsaC, protein MSHTVKIYDTCIGCTQCVRACPTDVLEMVPWNGCKAGQIASSPRTEDCVGCKRCETACPTDFLSIRVYLGAETTRSMGLAY, encoded by the coding sequence ATGTCTCATACGGTCAAAATCTATGACACCTGCATTGGGTGCACCCAGTGCGTTCGTGCCTGCCCCACTGATGTTCTGGAGATGGTTCCCTGGAATGGGTGTAAGGCGGGTCAGATTGCCTCATCTCCTAGAACTGAGGATTGTGTAGGATGCAAGCGTTGCGAAACTGCCTGCCCTACTGACTTTTTAAGCATTCGGGTTTACCTGGGTGCTGAAACAACCCGCAGCATGGGTCTGGCTTATTAG
- a CDS encoding Hpt domain-containing protein, with translation MQATKQQQILGYFIEEAREHLDTIEQGLLNLKATMADSERLNEMFRAAHSVKGGAAMLGFDSIQKVSHHLEDCFKQLKEHPVDIDQNLENLFLKGFDTLKDLVEELQSPYGLRPDDANQVVQAAEPLFAELQNYLTQRMKGKSGAVSKPQSATRTSADLAPLLNGVLKKMLELFKQGDTPAGRQQLTTFCRRITQLHNSAEWHNLLQTAQKAIANPKTPYPTLAPVIIKELKQAGDLLIAGRASEIVPSQALQQLAGIHAPGQPAPIKPVAAPSTAVSQANAGADPASGAKLTIPAEPRAAARALLDAFNKQQLIELAEFIMKAIQ, from the coding sequence GTGCAAGCAACGAAACAGCAACAAATATTAGGTTACTTCATTGAAGAAGCCAGGGAACACCTGGATACGATTGAACAGGGGTTACTGAATCTGAAAGCGACTATGGCAGATTCAGAACGTCTGAACGAGATGTTCCGGGCTGCCCACTCGGTTAAGGGGGGAGCAGCGATGCTGGGCTTCGATAGCATTCAGAAAGTGAGCCACCATCTGGAGGACTGCTTCAAGCAGTTGAAAGAACATCCAGTTGACATTGACCAGAATCTAGAAAACCTTTTTCTCAAGGGGTTTGATACGCTTAAAGATCTTGTAGAAGAGCTTCAATCTCCCTACGGATTGCGCCCAGACGATGCCAATCAGGTTGTCCAGGCAGCAGAACCGTTATTTGCTGAACTGCAAAATTATCTCACTCAACGGATGAAGGGGAAATCTGGTGCGGTGTCTAAACCGCAATCTGCAACCCGAACCAGTGCAGACCTGGCTCCCCTGCTCAATGGGGTGTTGAAAAAGATGCTGGAACTGTTTAAGCAGGGAGATACCCCTGCCGGTCGGCAGCAACTGACCACCTTCTGTAGACGCATTACCCAGTTACACAACAGTGCAGAGTGGCACAATCTGCTCCAAACCGCTCAAAAGGCGATCGCCAACCCCAAAACCCCCTATCCAACCCTGGCTCCTGTCATTATCAAGGAACTTAAGCAGGCAGGGGATTTACTCATTGCTGGCAGAGCCAGCGAAATTGTCCCCAGTCAAGCGCTACAACAGCTTGCCGGGATTCATGCTCCTGGACAACCTGCCCCAATTAAACCTGTTGCTGCCCCATCAACGGCGGTATCTCAGGCGAATGCAGGTGCAGATCCGGCCTCCGGGGCAAAACTCACCATTCCCGCAGAACCGCGAGCGGCGGCCAGGGCATTGCTGGATGCTTTTAATAAACAGCAACTGATCGAACTGGCTGAGTTCATCATGAAGGCAATTCAGTAG
- a CDS encoding GFA family protein, giving the protein MIPPDSSIPRREEVVSSFTYSGGCHCGSVRFEVRVNPDDQVVLDCNCSICQKKGFLHLIVPPDRFRLLSGEEALVSYHFNTGTAKHLFCRTCGIHAFYRPRSHPEAYDVNVRCLDGQVLSQFRIEPFDGANWEQSIDSLKSVQ; this is encoded by the coding sequence ATGATACCCCCTGACTCAAGTATTCCCAGAAGGGAGGAGGTTGTATCTTCTTTTACCTATTCCGGGGGATGTCACTGTGGGTCAGTACGGTTTGAAGTCAGGGTCAACCCGGACGATCAAGTTGTACTTGACTGTAACTGCTCCATTTGTCAGAAAAAGGGGTTTTTGCATCTGATTGTGCCACCGGATCGCTTCCGCCTATTGAGCGGTGAGGAGGCGTTAGTCAGCTATCACTTTAATACGGGAACCGCCAAACATCTGTTCTGCCGCACCTGTGGGATTCATGCCTTTTATCGACCGCGATCGCACCCTGAAGCTTACGATGTCAATGTCCGTTGCCTGGATGGGCAAGTGCTTTCTCAATTCCGAATTGAGCCATTTGATGGTGCCAATTGGGAGCAAAGCATAGATTCCCTCAAATCGGTACAGTAG
- a CDS encoding glycosyltransferase: MFDVRKWPKDMQKLVYTHILLIGVPTIFYYCLRLGGLSLVDVHVAIATFFLFSSLVIFIEGTSALFRRFAVEGKYLPQNRLDRLLQIIKSRLGIRGYCLPASQSPVPRCSFLVAAYLPNEQDIILETIQYILNHVQRPAGGMELILAYNTPVDLPIEDDLRLLAKTHPELRLLRVSGSRSKAENLNAALDVVTGEITCILDADHHPAADCFYRAWRWLEYDYDIVQGRNIIRNHGHNLLTQCIAVEFESVYGVSHAAKSFLTDSTIFGGSNGYWRTSVLKQIRFNPTMLTEDIDASMRTLLSGYRIVHDRSIVTTELAPANFHSFWFQRKRWAQGWLEVSFKYQRRVWRSRKLTFLQKLYWTYLLYYCVFYSLIALQILPLILSLFLFYGYLPPSDNPYLLFSTVVTFSSGIFQTLVTMRVAAVRYPTFYFIQHSALIFIYTIFKNMISVVGLYDHLHGLNQWVVTPRGNQRQREITLQEATMLASSPAAIRTTK; this comes from the coding sequence ATGTTTGACGTGAGGAAATGGCCGAAGGATATGCAAAAGCTGGTGTATACACACATTTTGCTGATCGGCGTTCCTACTATTTTTTATTACTGCCTGCGACTGGGGGGGCTGAGTCTGGTTGATGTTCATGTGGCGATTGCCACTTTTTTTCTGTTCAGTTCTTTAGTGATTTTTATTGAAGGAACCAGCGCGCTGTTTCGGCGTTTTGCTGTAGAAGGCAAATACCTCCCCCAGAACAGGCTGGACAGGCTGTTACAGATCATTAAATCCAGGCTCGGTATCCGTGGCTACTGCCTCCCGGCTTCCCAAAGCCCGGTTCCTCGTTGTTCCTTTCTGGTTGCGGCCTACCTGCCCAACGAACAGGACATTATCCTGGAAACCATTCAATACATTCTCAACCATGTCCAGCGCCCGGCAGGTGGCATGGAACTGATTCTGGCATACAACACCCCAGTCGATTTGCCGATTGAAGATGACCTGCGTTTGCTGGCGAAAACCCACCCCGAACTCCGCCTGCTCCGGGTGTCCGGCAGCCGTTCAAAAGCAGAAAACTTAAATGCGGCCCTGGATGTGGTCACGGGAGAAATTACCTGCATTCTTGATGCCGACCACCATCCAGCCGCTGACTGTTTTTACCGGGCATGGCGCTGGTTAGAGTATGACTACGACATTGTGCAGGGACGCAACATTATTCGCAACCACGGGCATAATTTGCTCACTCAGTGTATTGCGGTTGAATTTGAAAGTGTGTACGGAGTCAGCCATGCCGCCAAATCTTTCTTGACGGACTCCACCATTTTTGGGGGTTCCAATGGCTACTGGCGCACCTCTGTTCTGAAACAAATTCGGTTCAATCCAACCATGCTGACTGAAGACATTGACGCTTCGATGCGAACCTTGCTGAGCGGCTACCGGATCGTCCACGATCGCAGCATTGTTACCACGGAACTGGCTCCAGCTAACTTTCATTCCTTCTGGTTTCAACGTAAACGGTGGGCCCAGGGATGGCTGGAAGTGAGCTTCAAATATCAGCGGCGGGTCTGGCGATCAAGAAAGCTTACCTTTTTGCAGAAACTTTACTGGACTTATCTGCTCTATTACTGTGTGTTCTATTCACTCATTGCCCTGCAAATTTTGCCGCTTATCCTCAGCCTGTTTTTGTTCTATGGCTACCTGCCCCCCTCAGATAACCCTTATCTGTTGTTCAGCACGGTTGTTACCTTCTCCAGTGGTATTTTTCAGACACTGGTAACAATGCGGGTAGCCGCAGTTCGCTATCCAACCTTTTATTTCATTCAGCATTCAGCCTTGATTTTCATTTACACCATTTTCAAAAACATGATTTCAGTGGTTGGTTTGTATGATCACCTGCATGGGTTGAATCAATGGGTGGTCACTCCACGAGGCAACCAGCGGCAGCGTGAAATTACCTTACAGGAAGCAACCATGCTGGCATCCAGTCCAGCCGCCATCCGAACAACCAAATAG
- a CDS encoding beta-galactosidase — protein sequence MSALVILGTTFSQLQCRYMGLDYRETFRYVCSLGFPLVRLCSYWNEIEPGENQFDFSTLDWLLDESHRQGVEVVLTAGMKAPRWPEFHFPEWLSRCNDTSGSMRPIDRHPGIRDRTLHFLEQVINHARHAPAVQYWQVENEPFARLEITGGRFLSEGFVRQEVEQVRSLTLPHQKILLTNAITLPAAQFPADDRAFRASLALADAVGVNVYTKVPIGNSPFYVEAMPPFWNKLRHWQQILRIRSKEAWIAEAQAEPWEPNELVAMKNMDYPSSNPARVQSLVTQLVAIGYSPILLWGCEYWYWHQKNGRHDWNSMVNRLMAQFSF from the coding sequence GTGAGTGCTCTGGTGATACTGGGAACCACATTCAGCCAGCTTCAATGCCGCTACATGGGGTTGGATTATCGGGAAACCTTTCGCTATGTCTGCTCCCTGGGGTTTCCTCTGGTACGGCTATGTAGCTACTGGAACGAAATTGAACCCGGTGAGAACCAGTTTGATTTTTCGACCCTGGACTGGCTTCTGGATGAAAGTCACCGGCAGGGTGTGGAAGTTGTGCTGACAGCGGGGATGAAAGCCCCCCGCTGGCCCGAATTCCATTTTCCAGAATGGTTGAGCCGTTGCAATGACACCTCTGGTAGTATGCGACCCATTGACCGTCATCCAGGGATCCGCGATCGCACCCTCCATTTTCTGGAACAGGTGATCAACCATGCCCGCCATGCCCCGGCAGTCCAGTACTGGCAGGTTGAAAATGAACCCTTCGCCCGCCTGGAGATCACAGGTGGGCGGTTTCTCAGCGAAGGGTTTGTCCGCCAAGAGGTGGAGCAGGTGCGATCGCTCACCTTACCCCACCAGAAAATATTACTCACCAACGCCATTACCCTGCCGGCTGCCCAGTTCCCCGCGGACGATCGGGCGTTTCGTGCCAGTCTTGCCCTGGCAGATGCCGTTGGGGTGAATGTCTACACCAAAGTCCCCATCGGAAATTCCCCATTCTATGTCGAGGCAATGCCCCCCTTCTGGAATAAATTGCGCCACTGGCAGCAAATTCTCAGAATTCGTAGCAAAGAAGCCTGGATCGCTGAAGCCCAGGCAGAACCCTGGGAGCCAAACGAACTGGTTGCCATGAAAAACATGGACTACCCCAGTTCCAACCCTGCCAGAGTCCAATCCCTGGTGACCCAACTGGTCGCAATTGGCTATAGTCCTATCCTGCTATGGGGCTGCGAATACTGGTACTGGCATCAGAAAAACGGACGCCACGATTGGAACTCGATGGTTAACAGGCTCATGGCGCAGTTCTCATTCTGA
- a CDS encoding tetratricopeptide repeat protein, whose amino-acid sequence MPQLSNSEADFLYQQGLQLSQARSYEDAIFTFDRVLSLRPDDYLAWYQRGMALYELGRYEEAAASFNQSLDLKPDYVEALNSYGMALFNLGSYDAAIASYDKATRLKPDFHQVWYNRGNALEKTGCYEDALASYDRTIELYPEYAKSWYNRGIILYRLGRYEEAIASYDMAIQFRPHYSNAWYNRANTLNKLNRYYDALVSYDRVLNIKPDWYGAWYNRGNMLHKLRRHEEATASYNKALELNPQLYEAWYNRGNALDALGHYEEAIASYRNALKLKPDLREAWYNWGCALHKLGRYEEALTCYEKAIELDPAFAKAWYSHGTALRKLGRYPEAINSFDQAVRCQPDFYEAWYRRGLSLGHMGKNEDAIASYDRALEINPNFYPAWYSRGAAFSHLGNYKAAAGCYDKTLQIKPDFPDALSRRELAIGRYRQEQEQHAIAGERDEREGLQQNDSTDVPSSSNSFY is encoded by the coding sequence ATGCCTCAGCTTTCAAATTCAGAAGCCGATTTTCTTTACCAGCAGGGTTTGCAGCTTAGTCAGGCCAGATCCTATGAAGACGCTATTTTTACGTTCGATCGGGTGCTGTCTCTTCGCCCCGATGACTATCTTGCCTGGTATCAGCGGGGAATGGCGCTCTATGAACTGGGACGTTACGAAGAGGCGGCTGCCAGCTTTAACCAGTCATTGGACTTGAAACCTGACTATGTTGAAGCGCTCAACAGTTATGGCATGGCGTTGTTTAACCTGGGAAGCTACGATGCTGCGATCGCCAGTTATGACAAAGCCACCAGGCTCAAGCCCGACTTCCATCAGGTCTGGTACAACCGGGGGAACGCGCTGGAGAAAACAGGTTGTTATGAAGACGCCCTTGCCAGCTACGACAGAACCATTGAACTTTACCCGGAGTATGCCAAATCCTGGTACAACCGGGGCATCATTTTGTATAGACTGGGACGTTACGAAGAGGCGATCGCCAGCTACGACATGGCCATTCAGTTCCGACCCCACTACTCCAATGCCTGGTACAATCGCGCCAATACCCTGAACAAACTCAACCGTTACTACGATGCCCTGGTCAGTTATGACCGGGTATTAAACATCAAACCAGACTGGTATGGAGCCTGGTACAACCGGGGTAACATGCTGCATAAACTGAGACGCCATGAGGAAGCGACAGCCAGTTACAACAAAGCCCTGGAACTCAATCCCCAACTTTACGAAGCCTGGTACAACCGGGGGAATGCGCTGGATGCCCTGGGGCATTACGAAGAGGCGATCGCCAGTTATCGTAACGCCCTGAAGCTAAAGCCAGACCTGCGGGAAGCCTGGTATAACTGGGGCTGTGCTTTGCATAAGTTAGGGCGATATGAAGAAGCCCTCACCTGCTACGAAAAGGCGATTGAACTCGACCCCGCTTTTGCTAAAGCCTGGTACAGTCATGGGACTGCCCTCCGTAAACTGGGGCGATACCCGGAAGCGATCAACAGTTTTGATCAGGCCGTTCGGTGTCAGCCAGACTTTTACGAAGCCTGGTACCGCCGGGGGCTATCTCTGGGGCACATGGGCAAAAACGAGGACGCGATTGCCAGTTATGATCGGGCGCTCGAAATCAACCCCAATTTTTACCCTGCCTGGTATAGCCGCGGAGCTGCTTTCAGCCATCTGGGTAATTACAAAGCAGCGGCTGGTTGCTACGACAAAACGCTTCAGATCAAACCCGATTTCCCCGATGCACTGAGTCGCCGTGAACTGGCGATTGGGCGCTACAGGCAAGAACAGGAGCAACATGCGATCGCGGGTGAACGCGACGAACGTGAGGGACTTCAGCAAAATGACTCAACGGATGTTCCATCTTCGTCTAACAGCTTTTATTAA
- a CDS encoding Uma2 family endonuclease has product MINSTANPIAELLPDDSIPFPPDDLWSDEPPLESDLHRDQIDLLIRLIRWWFREGGPAGRTDAYVAGNLTVYYSPDQKKSEFFRGPDVFVVLGTDSHPRRSWTVWHEGGKYPNVIVELLSDSTATIDRGEKKELYQSVWRVPEYFWFDPITLEFQGFYLVQGDYQPIQPNPQGWLWSRELGCYLGIADRILRLFTSSGQRLPLPEEEAQQRAEQAEQRAEQAEQRAEQAEQRAEQAEQALQKEREQRQQLLAKLRSLSPEQWKELGDGN; this is encoded by the coding sequence GTGATCAATTCAACAGCAAACCCGATCGCTGAACTCCTGCCAGACGATTCTATTCCCTTTCCACCAGATGACTTATGGAGTGATGAACCTCCTTTGGAAAGTGATTTACACCGTGACCAGATTGACCTGTTAATTCGCCTGATTCGTTGGTGGTTTCGAGAAGGCGGTCCTGCCGGACGCACAGATGCTTATGTGGCTGGTAATCTGACGGTTTACTACAGCCCTGATCAGAAGAAATCAGAGTTTTTCCGAGGACCGGATGTCTTTGTGGTGTTGGGAACGGATAGTCATCCTCGTCGTAGTTGGACGGTATGGCATGAGGGCGGCAAATATCCCAATGTGATTGTGGAATTGCTCTCTGATTCGACAGCCACAATCGATCGGGGTGAGAAAAAAGAACTGTATCAATCGGTATGGCGTGTGCCTGAATATTTCTGGTTTGACCCCATTACCCTGGAGTTTCAGGGTTTTTATCTGGTGCAAGGAGACTATCAGCCGATTCAACCTAATCCCCAGGGCTGGCTCTGGAGCCGTGAATTAGGCTGCTATTTGGGAATTGCCGATCGCATCCTGCGTCTATTCACCTCCAGTGGTCAACGCTTGCCCCTTCCGGAAGAAGAAGCCCAACAACGGGCAGAGCAGGCAGAACAACGAGCAGAGCAGGCAGAACAACGAGCAGAACAGGCAGAACAACGGGCAGAGCAAGCAGAACAGGCCCTCCAAAAAGAACGAGAACAACGGCAGCAGTTGCTGGCTAAATTGCGGTCCCTTTCTCCAGAACAATGGAAGGAATTAGGGGACGGGAATTAG
- a CDS encoding acyltransferase family protein, producing the protein MINKRVARSQRLAWLEGIRILGVILLLIYHAQLLFTGYAYTPQPIGLTENLEQLLAPVENLSDRGLLFRFFSIPAWFGFQFVDVFVLISGFCLVLSQKGKPLDIAGFLKRRVLRLLFPFWTIVWLSLPVLWAVGLAANLTIPNPWQMFAAATFPLLTDFSGELLRANSHTWGFMPLILSFGLLSPLLRILLLRWGTAHLLFITTVLTVGYRALAVYQFDGHPTYVLFDTSVGWYPFLLFPAKLSTFVLGMVVAHYYCKGRGPVFWQPEKALLVGGAVYLIGFVCQFYRWGWVFADLLLPVGLSLCCMVGFRAIAQGQVAMAFNILGPYSYSYFLLSSLVADYTIKLVIRDSPSLYTHWLPVMVLGTWAIAILADYTLPSLRGLVIGLLQDMDYVLNRQPVVRHRNWTPQAGDRVCYQGKAGWQVIKVEKLLDEQEFFLCQVSDGQRSLWVHEDNLELAGKSRSSPEVNNDSTVS; encoded by the coding sequence ATGATTAACAAAAGAGTAGCGCGGTCACAGCGTTTAGCCTGGTTAGAAGGTATCCGCATTCTGGGAGTCATTTTACTTTTGATTTACCACGCCCAGTTGCTCTTTACAGGATATGCCTATACTCCCCAGCCAATTGGTCTTACCGAAAATTTAGAGCAGTTACTTGCCCCGGTCGAAAACCTTTCTGACCGGGGTTTGCTATTCCGCTTCTTCAGTATTCCAGCCTGGTTTGGGTTTCAATTTGTCGATGTGTTTGTTCTCATCAGTGGCTTCTGCCTGGTGCTCTCCCAAAAAGGTAAGCCACTGGATATTGCCGGGTTTCTCAAACGTCGGGTCCTGAGGCTGTTGTTTCCTTTCTGGACCATTGTCTGGTTATCGCTGCCTGTCCTCTGGGCTGTTGGGTTAGCTGCCAACCTGACAATTCCCAATCCTTGGCAGATGTTTGCTGCTGCCACCTTTCCCCTCCTGACCGACTTCAGTGGTGAACTATTGCGAGCCAATAGCCACACCTGGGGGTTCATGCCATTGATTTTGAGCTTTGGTTTGCTTTCTCCATTGCTACGGATTTTGCTATTGCGGTGGGGAACTGCCCACTTGCTGTTCATCACTACAGTACTCACGGTTGGTTACCGGGCACTGGCGGTTTACCAGTTTGATGGCCACCCCACTTATGTCTTGTTTGATACCTCGGTGGGGTGGTACCCATTTCTGTTGTTTCCGGCAAAGCTCAGCACGTTTGTGCTGGGAATGGTGGTTGCCCACTACTATTGCAAGGGCAGAGGTCCGGTGTTCTGGCAACCAGAAAAAGCCCTCCTGGTAGGGGGCGCTGTCTACTTGATTGGGTTTGTCTGCCAGTTCTATCGCTGGGGTTGGGTCTTTGCGGATCTCCTGCTGCCTGTGGGTCTGAGTCTCTGTTGTATGGTAGGTTTCCGTGCGATCGCCCAGGGGCAGGTGGCAATGGCATTCAATATCTTAGGTCCCTACAGCTACAGCTACTTTCTCCTTTCCAGTCTGGTGGCAGACTATACGATTAAACTGGTGATTCGGGATAGTCCTTCTCTGTATACCCACTGGTTGCCGGTGATGGTCCTGGGAACCTGGGCAATCGCAATTCTGGCTGACTATACGTTGCCCTCTCTGCGGGGGCTGGTAATCGGACTGTTGCAGGATATGGACTATGTGCTGAACCGGCAACCGGTTGTGCGCCACCGGAACTGGACTCCCCAGGCGGGCGATCGGGTCTGCTATCAGGGCAAAGCAGGCTGGCAGGTGATCAAAGTGGAAAAACTGCTGGATGAGCAGGAATTTTTTCTGTGCCAGGTCAGTGATGGCCAGCGATCGCTTTGGGTTCATGAAGATAACCTGGAACTTGCCGGAAAAAGTCGCTCTTCGCCAGAAGTAAACAACGACTCTACGGTTTCTTAA
- a CDS encoding GH116 family glycosyl hydrolase, translating into MQSQQPFPQIPACTWNRTIGLGWENPYTVRYTSNLDDGPFHGMPLGGFGAGCIGRSHRGDFNLWHIDGGEHVFQSIPACQFSVFEQMGEQTQVYALCTEPPDDGSLGCWKWHPVAGTYHALYPRSWFVYENVFQASLTCEQFSPIIAHNYQETSYPVAIFEWTAHNPTRQPVTLSIMLTWQNMVGWFTNALKSSEVKIRDDGSPVYEYQPRLGESAGNFNRLTGDEQRIGIVMGKDKATRIKDEPASIHFSFPPSSYSAEAAEPYFLHPSEGDGQWAIATVLNPNLWEVFYHTRWNPAGDGADLWQTFAADGSLLDVEDETPAGEDEQIGGAIAVRFTLQPGQTRKIPFVLSWDFPVTEFAQGVEYFRRYTDFFGRTGQNAWSIARTALKHYPTWREKIQTWQQPILDRADLPDWFKMALFNELYNLTDGGTLWSAADERDPVGQFAVLECIDYRWYESLDVRLYGSFALLQLFPRLEKAVMRAFARAIPASDHRTRIIGYYYTIGADSPVAVRKVAGATPHDLGAPNEHVWEQTNYTSYQDCNLWKDLPCDFVLQVYRDFLLTGATDVEFLAECWDAIVHTLTYLKTFDQDGDGIPENSGAPDQTFDDWKLQGVSAYCGGLWLAALEAAIAIGRILESADLSDLNSESDLSSGSDNSRQNPNLETQNALAQFQSWLDQARPIYQEKLWNGQYYRLDSNSGSDVVMADQLCGQFYARLLNLPDIVPPDCAQTALKTIYNACFVNFNQYLASGALKTQHFTSVQAARAAEEAGDRKQKIGDREQGTGEAESYSSLFAPAPPVPLPQLRSPIPLGAANGVRPDGSPENPNATHPLEVWTGINFGLAAFLMQMGMQAEALQVTEAVVRQIYTCGLQFRTPEAITPSGTFRASHYLRATAIWAILVRNNNFLEGV; encoded by the coding sequence ATGCAAAGTCAGCAACCATTCCCTCAAATTCCTGCCTGCACCTGGAACCGAACCATTGGTTTGGGGTGGGAGAATCCCTATACTGTCCGTTATACCAGTAATTTAGATGATGGTCCCTTCCACGGGATGCCCCTGGGTGGTTTTGGTGCAGGTTGCATTGGGCGATCGCACCGAGGTGACTTCAACCTCTGGCATATTGATGGTGGCGAGCATGTCTTCCAATCGATCCCTGCCTGTCAGTTCAGCGTGTTTGAGCAAATGGGGGAACAAACCCAGGTATATGCCCTCTGTACAGAACCGCCGGATGATGGAAGTTTGGGATGTTGGAAGTGGCACCCGGTTGCAGGCACCTATCATGCCCTCTACCCGCGTAGCTGGTTTGTCTACGAAAATGTCTTCCAGGCATCTCTGACCTGTGAACAGTTTTCGCCGATCATTGCGCATAACTATCAGGAAACCAGCTATCCAGTCGCAATTTTTGAATGGACGGCCCACAACCCCACCCGTCAGCCTGTTACCCTCAGCATCATGCTGACCTGGCAGAACATGGTCGGCTGGTTTACCAATGCACTCAAATCCTCAGAAGTCAAAATTCGTGATGATGGCAGCCCTGTTTACGAGTATCAACCCCGCCTGGGGGAGAGCGCTGGCAACTTCAATCGGCTCACAGGAGACGAGCAGCGGATTGGGATCGTGATGGGGAAAGATAAAGCCACAAGGATAAAAGACGAACCTGCCTCTATTCATTTTTCATTTCCTCCTTCATCCTACTCTGCGGAAGCGGCAGAGCCGTATTTCCTCCATCCTTCCGAAGGAGATGGTCAATGGGCGATCGCCACCGTTCTCAATCCCAACCTGTGGGAAGTTTTCTATCACACCCGCTGGAACCCAGCGGGGGATGGGGCTGATTTATGGCAAACCTTTGCCGCCGACGGCTCCCTGCTCGATGTGGAGGATGAAACGCCAGCCGGCGAGGACGAGCAGATTGGAGGGGCGATCGCAGTTCGCTTTACCCTGCAACCGGGGCAGACTCGTAAAATTCCTTTTGTCCTGAGTTGGGATTTTCCAGTGACTGAATTTGCCCAGGGAGTGGAGTACTTCCGCCGCTACACTGATTTTTTTGGGCGCACCGGGCAGAATGCCTGGAGTATTGCCCGCACTGCCCTGAAGCATTACCCCACCTGGCGCGAAAAGATTCAAACCTGGCAGCAGCCAATTTTAGATCGGGCAGATCTGCCCGACTGGTTCAAGATGGCTCTGTTCAATGAACTCTACAACCTGACGGATGGAGGTACCCTCTGGAGTGCAGCAGATGAACGGGATCCGGTGGGTCAGTTTGCGGTGCTGGAGTGTATCGACTACCGCTGGTATGAGAGCCTGGATGTCAGATTGTATGGTTCCTTTGCTCTACTTCAACTATTTCCCAGATTAGAAAAAGCGGTGATGCGGGCGTTTGCACGGGCAATTCCTGCCAGCGACCATCGCACTCGCATCATTGGCTACTACTACACAATCGGGGCAGATAGTCCAGTGGCAGTCCGCAAGGTGGCCGGGGCAACGCCCCACGATCTGGGTGCGCCCAACGAGCACGTCTGGGAACAAACCAACTACACCAGCTACCAGGACTGCAATCTGTGGAAAGACCTGCCCTGCGATTTCGTTCTGCAAGTCTATCGGGACTTTCTCCTCACAGGCGCAACCGATGTTGAGTTCCTGGCTGAGTGCTGGGATGCCATTGTCCACACCCTCACCTATCTCAAGACCTTTGACCAGGACGGTGATGGCATCCCGGAAAATTCCGGTGCTCCTGACCAGACCTTTGATGACTGGAAATTGCAGGGAGTCAGTGCCTACTGCGGTGGACTATGGTTAGCGGCATTGGAGGCTGCCATTGCGATCGGGCGGATCCTGGAAAGTGCTGATCTCTCAGATTTAAATTCTGAGTCAGATTTAAGTTCTGGGTCAGACAACTCAAGGCAAAATCCAAACCTCGAAACGCAAAACGCCCTTGCCCAATTCCAGTCTTGGTTAGACCAGGCCCGTCCCATCTATCAGGAGAAACTCTGGAACGGTCAGTACTATCGTCTGGACAGCAACAGCGGCTCCGATGTGGTCATGGCAGACCAGCTCTGCGGACAGTTCTACGCTCGCCTGCTCAATCTGCCCGATATTGTGCCACCTGACTGCGCTCAGACTGCCCTTAAAACGATTTACAATGCCTGCTTTGTTAACTTCAACCAGTACCTGGCATCCGGTGCCCTCAAAACCCAGCACTTCACTTCAGTGCAGGCTGCCAGAGCAGCGGAGGAGGCAGGGGACAGGAAACAGAAAATAGGGGACAGGGAACAGGGGACAGGGGAAGCAGAGAGCTATTCTTCACTTTTTGCTCCCGCTCCCCCAGTTCCGCTCCCCCAGCTCCGCTCCCCCATCCCTCTCGGTGCTGCCAACGGTGTTCGCCCGGACGGCTCGCCCGAAAACCCAAATGCAACCCATCCCCTGGAGGTATGGACCGGGATTAACTTTGGGTTAGCAGCATTCCTGATGCAAATGGGAATGCAGGCAGAAGCGTTGCAGGTGACAGAGGCAGTGGTACGTCAGATCTATACCTGCGGGCTTCAGTTTCGTACTCCAGAAGCCATTACCCCCAGTGGCACCTTTCGTGCCAGTCATTACCTGCGGGCAACAGCAATCTGGGCAATTCTGGTAAGAAACAATAATTTCTTAGAGGGGGTTTGA